GCACGCGAGCGGTCACGCGAGCCTGGGTGCTGGAAACAGGGCCGAAGTTTTGGGAGAGACTGATCCGCAGCGAGTTGCCGTTCGCCAGGGACTTATCGACTTCAGCATTTAAACCAAATCCGCTCTGTGAGAAGTCGGGCCGACTGACGCCGGCGCTCACCCGTAAGCCGTTCTCAGCCTGCCAGCTTCCCTCAATGCTTCCGCCCACGCGGCTGGTGCCGCCGAGTAGATCGAACGCCACGTTGAGCTTGGGTTTGAGGATGATGGTGTTCGTGCCGCTGGTCATGGGATAGTCGAGACTCGCGGAGTACCGCAAGGCGTTCGTCGCCTGAGCGCCCGCCTGAACGGTCCGTTCATTCGTGAGTTCCTGTTTGAGGTGTCCCCAGTCGAACTTATAACCGGCACCAAAGCTGGTCTTTATGGTGGTTTTCTGGGTGGTGAGTTGTTCGGACCACGTCACTCCGGCGCGCAGCTCCATGCGGGTGTCCCGCACCTGCAAAGCGAATTCTGCGTCCCTGGCGGTAACAGCGTTCGCGGTGACAAGGTTGACGCCACCACGCAGGTTTGCCCCGACGCCAAAGGAACTCACCTGCGCACCCAGGCGCAGTTCCGCGTCTGCACGCCCGGTGGGGGTGCTGTCGAAGCCGGGCATGCGGTAACGAGCGCCTCCACCCACCCGCTGCACGTTCAAAGCGTTGTCGTTCAGGGTTACGTCGACGTCTCCCTTCACGGCAACGCCGTCACCTCGCACACCCAGTTCCCCGCGGGTGGTCACGCCCGGTGTAACTGCCTGCGCGGCGAGGGTGGTCGTCACACCTCCAGCAGCGAGGTCGACAGCCACGCGCGCGTCACCCCAAGCCATGCGCTGGCCGAGTTCTATACCGGCGACAAGTTCACCGGGACGGTCACGACGCAAACCGGCGTACGTGCGGAGATTGCCAAGGCCTGTGTTGTAGATTTCACTCTGCAGCGCCACTGCCGGAGGGCGGACAGTGAAACTGGAGAAGCCGGGCGTGGTGGGCCCCAGGCTAACGCGGACATCTGGCGTGCGGACTTCTGCTTCGAAATGACGAGGCTCGACGCTCAGGCGCAAGTTCACGTTCGGCGTGAGGGGGCCGGACACGGAAAAGCGAAACCGCAGACCGTCATCCCCACCGACGACCTGCACTTCGCCGGGAAGGGTATGCCGGGCGGTACCCGCAGCGGGCGCGGGTGAGAGGACATCCGCGCTGATACTCTGCTCGGCCGCGGCACCCGAGGTGCGCGCACGCAGCGTCACGCTGTGTTTAGCAAAGTGCGCTGGCACGGATCCGGAGACCCGCACATCCTGGATTTCGCCGGGGGCAAGAGTCAGGGTGGCCGGGGTCACGCGTGGCTGACCCTGGCCGGCAGCACTAAGAGCCACCTGGGCAGGCGCGTTGCCGTCATTGCGGACCTGGAAGGTTGCCTCAGCCTGTCCGTTTGTGGCACTCGCGGACAGTGCTCGCACGTGCAGGGCGTCACGTTGTGGGACGCGCACGCCCATTTCAGTCCGGACGTTATTCACGCTCACCATCACGGTGTGCGTGCCGGCGGGAGTACTGCGGGGGACACGGACGACGACCATTTCTACCCTCGCTTCACCTGGCGCCAACGTGAGGGTGCCGGGTGAAACGAGTACCACCCAGCCTGCGGGCAGGCCGAGTTGGAGTTGCACGTCACGCGACTCCGGACCCTCGTTGCTCAGATGAACCGCGAGCGTGGCCGTTTGACGTTCGGTGACCTCGACGACGCCACCTCTCAGCTGAAGCTGCGCGCTGGCATTGGGCAGCAACCCCAGCGTGAGTGCCAGTACAAGCGCTGCCCGCCGGACAAGCACGTTATCTCACCTCGACCTGGTAACGCGCTCCAAAAGCGTGATCCTGGGCCTCGTCGTCGGCTATGACTACCAGGGTGTACTTGCCATTCGGGAGATCCAGGGCGAAAGTGTCACGCAAGGACGTGCCTGGGTACAGGCGACGGTAACGGCTTGTGACGGTCGCGGCGAGCTTACCTTTGTCATCGAAGGCTTCGAGGGTAAGCTTCCGGACGATCCAGCGTTCGCTTTCGGCGTGCGTGTCGACACTGAAGGCAAGCTTTCCCTGTTCGTCACGCAGCAGTTGTGGGTTGTTGAACCGCACTTTCGTGTCCCCACCGGGCAGGTCAGCGACGACCTGCACCATGAAGCTGATACGGTTGCGGACCGTGAGGCCGCTCCCCGTCGCGGGTGGCAATTCCGGCGTGACGTGAATGGCACTCCAGTACGTCCCGATGGCGTTCGCGGGTGCGGTCAGGGTGTAATGGACGACCATCTTGGATTTTGCTGGGAGCGTGACTTCGTGGGTGTCGAGGGCAATCCACTTGGAGTTGGAACGAGGGAGGGTGCCAGCAGGATCATGACTAGTCGTACCGTCTGCCTGGAAGTGGTAGTCGGTGAGCGAAATGGTCGCGCGGGCTGGAGCTTCGGAAGGATTGGAGAGTGTGAGCGTGCCCTTGTAGACGCCACCGGGCGCGAGCGTCGTGTGATGGGTGAGTGCACCTTCCAGGCGAACTTCCGCGAGGGCAGTAGCATTTAGGGTGAGCGCTGCGAGGGCGAACAAGGCTTTGTTCATCATGGGCACCTTCGTGAAAAGCGCGTCTGACCCAGAGGCCAGACGCGCCTTTATCGCTTGATTTACTCGTCGGCGAGGGTGTAGGTGACGGTGACGTCTCCGCCAATGAAGCCTTTGGTGGCCGTAAAGCTGTAGGTAAGGGCTGCAGCGTCTTGGGTGATGAACTGGGTAATTCCGGTAACGAGGGCCGCTTCAGCTCCCAGCGTCTGGGTGGAGCCGACGCCGTTAGGGTCGCCAAGGGCGGCGGTAGGGGTGAACGCAACACTGCCGGTTACGTTGGTGGGCACGCCCGTAGCCTTGACGAGAACTTTGCGGGTAGTGACGCCAATCTTGTCCTCAGCGTGTGTGCTGTAAGCGAGCGTGGCATTGGCGTTAGCGAATGCCTTCCCAAGTTCCGTGATAGAGATTGTTACTGGTCCAGCCACCACAATCGTGTCTTTGATGTCGTTGGTCAGGGTGACGGTGTTGGTGGCAGGGCCCGCGCCAGCAAAGGCGGTGGTAGCGGCGCCGAGGGCAAGGGCAGCAAGAACAACTTTAAGGTTACGCATGTAAATACCTCTTTTTAGGCACCCAATCGTGGGTGTAAAGGGTTCACCTCTCTGAATAGAGGGAACAGACGAAAAGCCGGTCGCACCACTCGCTCCCCCCGTCCCAGGTGCCCGATTAAAGGGCGGGGTTCTTCGCGTCTCCTCGTCAGAGGCTTTCTCTGAACGAAGTACCTGTAATATACGCGAGGTTTCTCACAGAACTCTTACAAGAATATTCCGCATGTTGGTTCTAGACTTCGTCATCAATTCGGCAGTACGCGAAACCGCACCCGGCCGCCCGGCCGGAGCTGCGACGCCCGTGTAAAGTCGCCGGGATGCAGCAGGGCCGGCTTGTCATAGCCACCCAGCGTTCCCCGATCGTGCAGCAGCAGAATCGGCGTGCCGCCCGGCGTGACCTGCACCGCCCCGATGGGCACGGCTTCCGACAGGATCTCCCCTCCCGGTACCGGCGTTCCCTCGAACTGCACCCCGGTGCGGTCGGCCGTTTTGACGGTGAAGGTGCCGCTCGCCAGGGCGCGCAGAGCGGCGGGCGAGGCCTGCGGGCCGGGCAGCAGGCGCAGCACTTCGGGGTCACGCGCCGGGAAGTACGGCGTGAACGAGAACCCGGCCTGCACCGGGCGAGGCGCGGCCACGCCCAGCACGTCCCCCCGGCGCAGGGGTCGCCCCACCAGGCCGCGTAGATCGACCGAGGCGCTGCCCAGAAACGAGCGCGATTCGAACCCGCCCGCCACCGCGAGGTAGCCACGAACACCGAACGGCGCACCCGCGAAGCGCAGGGTGTCGCCTTCCCGCACGGTGAAGGTGGTGAAGGGCGCCACGGGCCGGTCGTTCAGCAGCGGCGTCATTCCGTACCCGGCGAAGACGGCGCTGCCCGTTCGCAGGGCCCGCAGAACCGGACCCTGCACGTTCAGTTCCAGCAGCGGCGTGTGCGCGTCGTTGCCCACCAGCCGGTTCGCGAGGCGCGCCAGGGCGGGGGCCTGCGCGCCCGTGCGGCTCAGGCCGAAGCGCCCCACCATCCGGCGGCCCATGTCGACCATCAGGTCGAGCAGACCGGGCGCGGCAACCTCAAAGAGCGGGAGCTGCGGCGATGCGGGCAGCAGCTCCAGCGCGGGCGGCTCGGGCGGAATGTCGCCGCCCGATTCCTGAAAGCGCACCTCGTCACCGCTTTCCAGCAGAAAGGGTTCCGGGCGGTGCGGGTCATACAGGCTCACCAGGGTGTGCCCCAGCAGGTTCCAGCCACCCGGTGACGCCAGCGGGTAGATGCCGGTCTGCGCGTTGGCCATCGCCACCGAGTGGGCGGGCACCCGCGCGCGGGGATTGGGGCGGCGCGGCAGGCGCAGATCGGCGTCTACCTCACCCAGAAAGGGAAAGCCGGGGCTGAATCCCACCGCGTAGACCCGGTAGGCGGCGCCGCTGTGCCGCCGCACGAACTCGTCGCGCGAGAGCTTCAGGCGCGCGGTGACTTCGGGCAGGTCCTCGCCGTCGTAGCGCACGGGAATGGTGACGGTCCGCCCGGGCTCCTCGGTGCGGGCCTGCGCCCCCTGCTGCGCGGCCCAGCTTCTCACGCGCGCTTCGTTCACGGTGGTGGGGTCATATTCGATGTACAGGCTGGCGTAACTGGGAATCAGGTCGGTCACGCCGGGCAGCGGGTGTTGCAGCAGACGGCGGGTCAGGGCCTGCAGGCGCGCGTTGGCCTGCGCGTCCATCCGGTCGGCAAAGCGCAGGTAGAAGCCCAGGACGCTCAAGCGGGCCTCCTCAGCGCTGCGAGTGCGCGCGGACCCGCACGCCCTCGGCTTCCAGGGCCTGGCGCACGGTGCGCGCGATGTCAGGCGCTTCGGGGTTGTCACCGTGAATGCAGAGGGTTTCGGCCTGCAGCTCGACCCAGCCGCCGTCCAGGGCCTGCACGCGGCCCTGCGTGACCATCATCACGGCGCGGCGGGCCGCCTCGGCGGGATCGCGGATGACCGATCCCGCCAGGTCGCGGCCCGCCAGACGGCCGTCGCTCAGGTAGGCGCGGTCCGGAAAGACTTCCAGTACCACGGGCAGACCGAGTTCGCGCGCCACGCGTTCCATCAGGCTGCCGCTCAGGACGAAAAAGGGCAGGCCAGGATCGTAGGCCTTGACGGCTTCGGCGACGGCGCGCGCGGTCACTTCGTCGCGCAGCATGCGCAGGTACAGCGCGCCGTGCGGTTTGACGTGGCTGAGTCTCAGGCCCCCTGTCTGCACGAACGCCTGCAGCGCGCCGATCTGGTAGAGGGTGTCGGCGTACAGTTCGTCTGCTCCGGCGGCCAGGTCGCGCCGTCCGAACCCCACCCGGTCGGGGTAACCGGGGTGCGCGCCAACCGCGACGCCGTGTTCGCGTGCCAGCGCGACGGTGCGCTGCATGGTCAGGGGGTCGCCGGCGTGAAAGCCGCAGGCGAGGTTGACCGAACTGAGAAAGGGAAAGAGTTCGTGGTCGCGGCCCATCGGCCAGGCGCCGTAGGACTCACCGGCGTCGGCGTTGATATCGACTTGCATTTCGGTCATGGAGTCTCCTGTAGAGCAAGCGGGGTCTGTTCAAACTTTACCCGAGCGCTCTTGGACTGGAAGGGGAAGGTCGCGCTTGACATTCTTTGGTTAATTCGGTATTTTCCAAATTAGCAAAATATCAAACAATCACCAGCTTCCCAGGAGACGCATGACCAGCCTGAACGCCCCTACCTCCAGACCCTTTCTGCGCGCCTTTCTCAGCCTTTACCCGCTCGGTCTGCTCGGCGTGCTCTCCCTCGTCCCCACGCTCGGCCCGACCCTCTCCTCCCTGATGGCGGGCAGCACCGCCCCCACACCACCGCTCGCCCTGCTCATCACGCTGGTCGTCGCGCAAAGCGCCGTTCAGCTCGGCGTGATCGTCGCCCTCGGCACGATCGTCTCCCCTGCCCTGAACAGCCGCTCGCTGCTGCTCGGCCGGACCCTCCACGGGCAGCCCTTGTGGCCCGCGCTGCGCTCACAGCTTCCCCTGGCGCTGCTCGGCACGGTGCCCGTCGTCCTGGGCATCCTCCTGCTCGACCGCGCCTTTCGCCCGCACCTCAGCGAAGCCTGGCAGAGCGCCGTGCAAAGCCAGACCGTCACGCTCGCCTCGCGCGCCAGCGCCCTGCTCTACGGCGGCGTCACCGAGGAACTGCTGATGCGCTGGGGCGTGATGTCCCTCATCGCCTGGGCGCTGTGGCGCACCCTGCAACGCCGCGCCGCGCAACCCGCGCCCTGGGTCTTCTGGACGGCCATCATTGTCGCCGCGCTGCTCTTCGGGCTCGGTCACCTGCCCGCCGTCGCCAGCCTCGCGCCCCTCGATCTCCTGCTTGTCGTCCGCACCATCGTGCTGAACGCCATCGGTGGACTCTGGTACGGCTGGCTGTTCTGGCGCCGCAGCCTCGAAGCTGGTATGAGCGCCCACGCCTTCACGCACGTTCTGTTCTGGCTGCTCGCGCCCCTCGCGGTCTGAGGCCAGAGCGCTTCTCCTTCACATTTTTCCGCAGGAGCACCCATGCCCCCCACCCGCACCGCCCACCTCGAGCGCCAGCCGGCCAATCTGGCCTCCAGGCTGCACGTATGAACGACGTCTTCAAGGCCCTGGCGGACCCGACACGACGTGAAATTCTGCGGGTCCTCAAGGAAGGCGAGAAAAGCGCCGGAGAGCTCGCCGCGCTCTTTGCGCTCAACAAAAGCACCCTCAGCGGACATTTTGCCGTCCTGAAGGCCGCCGATCTGGTCGTCACCGAAAAACGCGGCACCACCGTCATCTACCGCCTGCACACCACCGTTTTCGAAGACGTCCTGTCCGGCCTGTTCGAGTTGTTCGGACGCGATACGCCCAGGGAAAACGAGGAGAAGACATGATCCGACGCAACGACCTCCGCAAAGAGTGGCCGACACTGCTCGCCTTCGCCGTGACCTTCGCCGCGAGCGCCTACCTGTGGCCCCGTAGCCCCGAAGTCATTCCGGTGCACTGGGGCCTGAACGGTGAACCCGACCGCTTCGGCAGCCGCGCCGAAGGCCTCCTGCTCCTTCCTGGCCTGCTGCTGGGCAACGCCTTGCTGATGCTCGCCGTGGAGCGTTTCAGCGCGCACGGAGCGCGGAACGCCACCGTCCTGCGCACGGTTCGGCTGGTGATGGGCGTCACCGCTGCCCTGCTGACGCTGCGCATGGTGTTCGACTGGGAGGTGCCCCGCACCGTCATCATTGCCGTCGGCATCATCTTCGCGCTGCTGGGCAACGTCCTCGGAAAAGCCCACCCGGGCGGACGGTTCGAACGCGTCGACACGTGGACTCCCGAGCGCAAGCGCGCCTGGTACGCCACCACCAAACGCAGCTCGGTGCAGCTGACGTTCTTCGGGAGTGCCCTGCTGTTCGCTGGGCTGCTGCTGCCCGATGTCTGGCTGACGCCGTGGGTCGCTCCTTTCGGTCTGCTGGGTGGCCTGTTGATCATGATGATCCGTCTGGGCCTCGACATGTCCTCGTGGCGGAGCGGCAAAAATTCCACCACAGGCTCGCACGGACCTCGCTGAGGAACATCACGTTCAAGGCGCAGCCGTGAAGAAATCATGGGCGTTTCACTCCACCAGTGGAATCAACCCCCTCGGGCGCGTTCGTACAATGACCGCACGCAAGCCGGGAAGCCCGTCCTCGTCGCCCGCGCTTGGCCGAAGGGAGCACTGCATGAGTGAGCACGTCTACAAGATCGTGGAGTTGGTCGGATCGTCACCGGACGGCATCGAAGCCGCCATTCAGAACGCCGTGTCACGCGCCTCGAAAACCATCCGCCACATGCGCTGGTTCGAGGTGGTCGAAACGCGCGGCCACCTCGCCGAGGGCAACATCGCGCATTATCAGGTGACCGTCAAGATCGGCTTCACCCTCGAGGACGGCGAGAGCCTGTAACAGGGCGGCACAACTGGGTCCTGCGCCGTTGCCGCACCTGCCCGGGCGTTTTAAGGTCAGGGCATGAACCGCACCCTGACTGCCATGACCTTTGCGCTGTGCACTGTCGCTTCTGCCGCGCCGTCCTCCGCACCACCCAGGTGGGAGTACGGCGTGCTGCTGTTCGACGCGCGCGGCACCTACCAGTGGGCACTTGAAAAGCGCGCCGTCGACGCCGCTTCTCCCAAAGAACTGCTCGAAAAGCTCGGCGGCAAGGCCACGCCGGGCGTGTACCTGCTCTCGGGCGTCATGAACGTGCTGGGCGCGCAGGGTTGGGAACTCGTCTCCTCCACCCGCTCGGACCTGGGTCAGCAGTTTTTCTTCAAGCGCCCGCGCAAGTAAAGTCGGCCTGCTCAATCTCGCGCGCCGTCGTGATAACCATAAGCTACAGTCGGAAACGACCATGATCGGTTCGATTCAGGACGCCCTGAGGGCCATGATCTACCGCGACGCCCGCCTTCCTCCCGCCGAGGTCGACGTCCGCTTCGCCGCGCCCACCCGTGAGTTCACGTCGGGCGTGAACCGTCCCACCATCAACTTCTACCTGTACGACATGATCGAGAACGTGCGCCTGCGCAGTCACGACCTCGATGTACGCCGGAACGGCCAGTTCGACTCGCGCCGCCTCAGGCCGCGCCGCATGGACCTGAAGTACCTCGTGAACGTCTTTTTCAAGTCACAGGTCGGCGAGATGGACGAGCAGGAATGGCTGCTGCTCTGGCGGGTTCTGGCAACCCTGATGCGCCACGCCGAATGGGCCGAGGCCGACCTGCCCGAAAGCGTGCGGGCGCTGGACGTGGGTATCCTGGGTTCTGTTTCCCAGCCCGATCACAACGCCCGACTGTCAGACGTCTGGAGCGGCCTGGGCAACCACGCCCGCCCGTCGCTGCACTACGTGCTGACCGTGCCGCTCGATCTGAACATCGAGTTTCACACGCCGCTCGTACTGGGCCAGGAAACCAGCTTCCGGCGCAGCGACACCGGCGACATTGCCGGGGAGCGGACCCGTTTCGGCTGGCAGCTGCTCGCCCCGGACGGGCGTGGCGTGGCGGGGGCCGAGGTACGGCTGGAGGGCGGCCTCAGCGTCACCACCACCGATGCGGGCGGCGCCTTTTTTCTGCGCGTCGGCAGCGAGGAAGCCCGCGCGCTGCAGGTGCGGCTTCCCGGCAGCAACGCCTGGCACAACGCGAGGTCACTGCCAGGTGATTACCGGGTCGTCTTGCACTGAGCGGCCACCCGGCGCCGTCAGTTCAGCTTGATCAGGCCGCCCTGCACTTCCACGACGCCGCCGGTGATCTTGACGGTGGCGCTCCCGTTCAGCTCGATGTTCGGCGCCTGCGCCTTGATGGACGCCATGGCCTGCAGCTCCACCTTGCCCTGAGCAGTCACCGTGACGTTGCCTGCCACGTCGACGCTGAGGGCATTGCTCCTGGTGTCGAACCTGATCCGGTTCCCGGCCCGGTCTTCGATCAGGATATGCTCGTCACCCGCCCTGTCACTCAGGGTCAGCCGGTGGCCGCGCGCGCTTTCCAGCTGCACGAAGGGCTTGTCGTCAGAGTCATCGAACGTCAGCTGGTGGCCGCGCCGTGAGCGCAGCAGGCGCTGGGTCACCTTGCCTCCCTGAACGATCTCGCTGTTTGCTTTGGGCGGTGCGTCGGGGCCGTTCCACAGACCACCCAGCACGTACGGATGGTGAATGTCGCCCATCTCGAAACCGACGATGACCTCATCGTTGACTTCCGGCAAGGCCATGAGACCCCGAGCAGCGCCCCCGCCCATGCTGGCCACCCGTGCCCAGTCGCTTTCGTGCTCGTCGGTCAGGCCGGGATACTTCACCTTCACGCGGCCCCAGCCCTGCGGGTCCTGGTTGTTGGTCACGATGCCAATGGCGAGCCCCATCTGGGTGGTCTCACGTTTTCCCGCGCCCAGCGTCGCCACAATACCCGAGGCCTGCTGACCGGACACCTGAAACTCGGTGGTGTAACCGCCCTCGGCGTGGTAGCTGTGAACGGCCGTCGAGACATAATAGGTGCCACCGAAACGGTCCCCCACCGCAGTGATCTTGAGCGGCACGCCGGCGGTAATGGCGGGATTGCCACCACACACCCCGCTGGCCTCGATCAGCCGCTCGGCGGCGCGGTTGGCTGTCGCCTGTGCCAGGGCGTCGGCCAGGCCCTGCTGACGCACGACGTGCTGCGTCACGGTGTGGGTGGGCCGGGCTCCGAAAGCCTGCGTGACATCCTCCGTGGTTCGGCGCTCACCGACCTTTGGAGTTCCCTCGGCTGCAGCAGCCTGACCCAGAATCGCCTGCTTGGTTTTGGGGTCCCAGCTGCGCGTCATGGTCCTGGCAGGCTGATCCAGGCTGCTCAGGCGTGGCAGAAATTCCGACAGGTTGACGCCCCACTTGAGTTCCACCGCGTCCGAATCGGCCTTGGGAGGCACGCAGTGCAACCGGGTGCCGTCGGCGTAGAGCAGGTAACCCAGCCGCGCGGCGCGCTCCTGCAAAAAAGCCAGGTTGGTCTGGTTGTTCTGAAACACGTAGTCGTGCACGAAGCTCGCGCTGCCCGTTTCGGCGGTCAGGCCGACCTCACCGGCGATCTTGCGGACCAGGTCCATGTCGCTGACGTTCTGAAAAGAGCGCGCAAACGTACCGCGCGCCAGGCGGTGCAGGCGGTCGAAGGCGCGAATCACCAGAAACTGGTCGTGCAGCGTGAAACGCGGCTCGATTTCGACGATCTCGCCGTCGAACAGTTCACCCTGTCGTTCGCCGATGCGGGTGCTGACCACCAGCGTGGCGCCCAGCTTGAACACGTCATCGTCGATCAGCCTCAATTCCGGGTCCCGGAAGATGACCGTGGCCACGTCCGGCAGGTGCAGGCTGCTTTCGACCGTTACTTCCCGCAGGCGGCGCATGGTCTCGACGGGTGCGTCCTGTCCGTCGAACTTCAGGTAGAAGTGCGAGATGGCGCCGTCCACGCTCCGCCCGGCGCTCACCTGTCACTCCCCGTGTGCGTCTTGCGCAGGTCGGTGTTGGTGTTGCCGGACGCGCGGCGGGTCTGCTCACTGATCTGGTAGGTGCTGGGACCGGTCGGCATGAGTTTGGCATCCGCGCTTTGCTGCAGTTCCAGCGTCACCATCGCCCGCACCGGCATGCCGCTCGGCATGAACAGCGTGAACTGCTGCTGCATGCTCTGAATGACCGCCTTGAAGTGCCAGGTGCTGCCCCACTGAAACAGCACTTCGGGTGGCTTGCTCTTGTCGGTCTTGGGGTCTTTGGTCTGCTGGTCGATGTGCAGCAGCTGCCACAGCCGGTCGGTGTAGACCCGCACGTCCTCCACGCTGTCCATCGCGCGTCCACGGCGGTGCAGGTAGGTATCGAAGAACAGCTGCAGGCTGAGCGTCGCGCCCTTGCCGCCCGCGAAGTTCTTCTGCCCGGCGTCCGAGGTGCTGCTGCTCGATTCGGGCCAGTTGGCGGTCTTGCTGAGGGTGTACTCTTTGGGGTTGAACATGAACTCGATCGCTTCACCTTCGGGGTTCACGGGTTTGATGGACGCTTTGACCAGCTGACCGTTCGACATGTCTTTCTCCTGCTTCGTGCACTTTTCTGCTTCGTTGATCCAGCGTCGCGACGCCTTTCCTTGCTGACGCTGTCTTGCGAGCGCTGTCTGCCGGACATTGTCACTGCGCGCACCGGGGCCTGCGCTGCAAATTGCGCCACGGGCCGGGAAGACCGGGCCCGTGGTGTCACTTCAGTTTCCCTGGCACTCCGCGGGGGGCGTGCCGCCCGGTCGCCAGCCACACCAGCGTTCACGTGCGGCGCGCGAGCTGTACGGTCCAAAAAAGGCGTTGAGTTCTTCGTTGAACGACACCACGAAGGCGATGTTCTCCTCGGGCTTGTTGTCCAGCAGAATCCGGGCGTTCAGGGTGAAGGCAGAAGAACCTCCCTGAATCAGCTTGCCTTTGACGGCGCCCTGCTCTCCCGTCCGGTCGTTCATGAAGCTTCCGGTGACGTCGCTGCCGTCGATCTGCAAGGTCAGGCGGCCGAAACTGTGCTGCCAGGTGCCGTTCAGGACGGCGCTGCCCGGCAGAATTTGCGATCTGGACGCGGCCAGGCGCTCGGCGCTGACCCGTACGGTTTTGGTGATCGACTTGCCGTCTTCACCCCGGGCACGCAGCAGGTAACTGGTCGAGCGCATGACCACGACATCCTGACTTCCCTGCTCCTCGACATCTCCCAGACCACTGATGCTGACCTCTTTGGCGTGCTGCACGTTCCACGACAGCGTCACGCTGCTGCCAGCGGTGACGTTGACGTCGCTGGCGGTGAAACTGAGAATCGCGGCAGGCGTCGGCGCAGGAGTGACCGGTGTGGGTAGGGCCGTGGGCGTCGAGACCGTGGCGGACTTCGGTGCAGGTGCGGGCTTGAGCGCAGGTGCAGGCTTCGGGGCCGGTTTGGGAGCAGCAACCGGGAGCGGCGCGGGAAGCGGCTTCGGAGCAGGAAGTACTGCTTTGAGCGTCACCACCTGCCGGGCCTGCACCGGATCGTTTCCACCCGTGCTGAGGATGTAGGTGGTGTTGCGCGAAACGGGCACCGTGACCGATCCCTGCGCCGGGAAGCTCTTCCCCAGCGGCTCCAGCGTGACTTTGCCGACCCCGCCGACCTGCCACTTCAAGGTGACCTTGTCTCCTTTGGTGACTTCCCTGGCCGAGACGCTGAACAGCTTGATCTCGGGCCGTGTGGGGGGCTGCGCCGGAACCGGTGGCGCCTTGATTGCTGGCGCGGGGGGCGGCACCGGAGCCGGGACCGAAGCTGGCGGCACGATGGGCGCTTTGGTCACCACGGGTACTTCGGGAGGCGCGACGACCAGCATGCTGACCGACCGGGCATCCTGCTGACCCTGCGCGTTGCGCGCGATCAGGTTGAGGGTCACGGGAGCCGCCAGACCGGGTGCGCGCTGCACGACGCTGCCGCTGGCGGCCAGCGACTGCGAGCCGCCAGGACCGCTCAGTTCGACGCTGGAGGCGTCCTGGGTCTGCCAGCTCAGGGTGTAGCGCTCCCCGGGTTTCACGTTCACCGGGTTGACCGTGAACGCCACCACCCGGGGAGCGCGGGCCACGACGCTCACGGCCCCGCTGCTCGACACGCTGGCCTGACCGTTGGCCGCGGTAATACGGTACACGGTGTTCTGCTGGGCGGTCAGCTGGGTCTGGCCGCTCGCGCCCACCGTTCCCAGGGGATCAATGGTGACGCTGGTGGCGTGCGCGACCTTCCAGCGGATGGTGACGGTCTGTCCGACCTCGGCATTTTCCGGGGTCACCTTGAAGAGCTCGATCACCGGGGCCAGCACCTTGACCTCGACGTTGCGCACCACGTTCTCACCTCCTGAGGAGGCCAGCAGGCGAAAGGCCATGTCCGCCGTGATCTTGCGTTTGGCTTCACCGCTGGCGTCGACGGTGCCGAAGGGCTCCAGCGTCACGCTTTTGACGTTGGCCACCTTCCAGCGCACTGTCACGGTGTCGCCGACGGGGGCGCTCAGGGACGACACCTCGAAGCGCTCGATGACCGGCGCGGGCAG
The Deinococcus peraridilitoris DSM 19664 genome window above contains:
- a CDS encoding NEW3 domain-containing protein, producing MLVRRAALVLALTLGLLPNASAQLQLRGGVVEVTERQTATLAVHLSNEGPESRDVQLQLGLPAGWVVLVSPGTLTLAPGEARVEMVVVRVPRSTPAGTHTVMVSVNNVRTEMGVRVPQRDALHVRALSASATNGQAEATFQVRNDGNAPAQVALSAAGQGQPRVTPATLTLAPGEIQDVRVSGSVPAHFAKHSVTLRARTSGAAAEQSISADVLSPAPAAGTARHTLPGEVQVVGGDDGLRFRFSVSGPLTPNVNLRLSVEPRHFEAEVRTPDVRVSLGPTTPGFSSFTVRPPAVALQSEIYNTGLGNLRTYAGLRRDRPGELVAGIELGQRMAWGDARVAVDLAAGGVTTTLAAQAVTPGVTTRGELGVRGDGVAVKGDVDVTLNDNALNVQRVGGGARYRMPGFDSTPTGRADAELRLGAQVSSFGVGANLRGGVNLVTANAVTARDAEFALQVRDTRMELRAGVTWSEQLTTQKTTIKTSFGAGYKFDWGHLKQELTNERTVQAGAQATNALRYSASLDYPMTSGTNTIILKPKLNVAFDLLGGTSRVGGSIEGSWQAENGLRVSAGVSRPDFSQSGFGLNAEVDKSLANGNSLRISLSQNFGPVSSTQARVTARVPFALPLYQRTDMGSLEGRVLDRQGQGIPGLTVQAQSYLAVTDASGTYRFPALVQGDQLVLLRAPAGQWCTPPRNIPVFGRQITRHDLTCVPATSTIMRLVSYVVGEKAEAPLELPGIRVALEGKLGRFEATSDFLGRLTFGDLPIGSYQLSVTPAAPAQFKGLTVELPDTVDLAAGRTELSLRFARKPRVVQMQEENPTIVPSPIVPLPSVPATGPIENPGGKP
- a CDS encoding FimB/Mfa2 family fimbrial subunit encodes the protein MMNKALFALAALTLNATALAEVRLEGALTHHTTLAPGGVYKGTLTLSNPSEAPARATISLTDYHFQADGTTSHDPAGTLPRSNSKWIALDTHEVTLPAKSKMVVHYTLTAPANAIGTYWSAIHVTPELPPATGSGLTVRNRISFMVQVVADLPGGDTKVRFNNPQLLRDEQGKLAFSVDTHAESERWIVRKLTLEAFDDKGKLAATVTSRYRRLYPGTSLRDTFALDLPNGKYTLVVIADDEAQDHAFGARYQVEVR
- the pxpB gene encoding 5-oxoprolinase subunit PxpB yields the protein MSVLGFYLRFADRMDAQANARLQALTRRLLQHPLPGVTDLIPSYASLYIEYDPTTVNEARVRSWAAQQGAQARTEEPGRTVTIPVRYDGEDLPEVTARLKLSRDEFVRRHSGAAYRVYAVGFSPGFPFLGEVDADLRLPRRPNPRARVPAHSVAMANAQTGIYPLASPGGWNLLGHTLVSLYDPHRPEPFLLESGDEVRFQESGGDIPPEPPALELLPASPQLPLFEVAAPGLLDLMVDMGRRMVGRFGLSRTGAQAPALARLANRLVGNDAHTPLLELNVQGPVLRALRTGSAVFAGYGMTPLLNDRPVAPFTTFTVREGDTLRFAGAPFGVRGYLAVAGGFESRSFLGSASVDLRGLVGRPLRRGDVLGVAAPRPVQAGFSFTPYFPARDPEVLRLLPGPQASPAALRALASGTFTVKTADRTGVQFEGTPVPGGEILSEAVPIGAVQVTPGGTPILLLHDRGTLGGYDKPALLHPGDFTRASQLRPGGRVRFRVLPN
- a CDS encoding LamB/YcsF family protein gives rise to the protein MTEMQVDINADAGESYGAWPMGRDHELFPFLSSVNLACGFHAGDPLTMQRTVALAREHGVAVGAHPGYPDRVGFGRRDLAAGADELYADTLYQIGALQAFVQTGGLRLSHVKPHGALYLRMLRDEVTARAVAEAVKAYDPGLPFFVLSGSLMERVARELGLPVVLEVFPDRAYLSDGRLAGRDLAGSVIRDPAEAARRAVMMVTQGRVQALDGGWVELQAETLCIHGDNPEAPDIARTVRQALEAEGVRVRAHSQR
- a CDS encoding CPBP family intramembrane glutamic endopeptidase, with the translated sequence MTSLNAPTSRPFLRAFLSLYPLGLLGVLSLVPTLGPTLSSLMAGSTAPTPPLALLITLVVAQSAVQLGVIVALGTIVSPALNSRSLLLGRTLHGQPLWPALRSQLPLALLGTVPVVLGILLLDRAFRPHLSEAWQSAVQSQTVTLASRASALLYGGVTEELLMRWGVMSLIAWALWRTLQRRAAQPAPWVFWTAIIVAALLFGLGHLPAVASLAPLDLLLVVRTIVLNAIGGLWYGWLFWRRSLEAGMSAHAFTHVLFWLLAPLAV